A region from the Gossypium hirsutum isolate 1008001.06 chromosome A08, Gossypium_hirsutum_v2.1, whole genome shotgun sequence genome encodes:
- the LOC107925500 gene encoding uncharacterized protein, with product MGQKFSSREEYVFSIKRYNMNVSVDYKVALSKQTLYIRECWRSTEGYNWWTLRLQAVLVTSSLCAHVVAVGAHSSINAEQNIDELYTLQRTLRVWKIEFPILHDLSTWEVPPSTFELVPNKGLRRKANGHPQVTKVYNEMDMKEKTDGKHCGVCKVAGHKRSKCPHLPYHIGQLP from the exons ATGGGCCAAAAGTTTTCATCCAGGGAAGAGTATGTATTTTCCATTAAGCGGTATAACATGAATGTGTCGGTTGACTACAAAGTTGCTCTGTCTAAACAGACATTGTACATTAGGGAGTGTTGGAGGTCGACAGAAGGCTACAATTGGTGG ACATTGCGATTGCAAGCTGTTCTAGTCACTTCATCACTATGTGCACATGTCGTTGCAGTTGGTGCTCACTCCTCGATCAATGCTGAACAAAATATCGATGAGCTGTACACTCTTCAGCGCACATTGCGTGTATGGAAAATTGAGTTCCCCATTCTACATGATCTATCTACATGGGAAGTGCCTCCGTCAACTTTTGAGCTTGTCCCGAACAAGGGGTTACGTAGGAAGGCGAATGGTCACCCTCAAGTGACTAAGGTCTATAATGAAATGGACATGAAGGAGAAAACCGACGGTAAACATTGTGGCGTGTGCAAAGTTGCTGGTCATAAACGGAGTAAATGCCCGCATCTACCTTACCATATTGGGCAATTGCCGTAG